In Nitrospira sp., one DNA window encodes the following:
- the fabD gene encoding ACP S-malonyltransferase produces the protein MNAVCVFPGQGSQYVGMGHEFYHHASGVRQLFEEASSILDMDLCRLCFEDPDRILGQTEFVQPAITVVNLACLLAAGESGLVPVAVAGHSLGEYAALFCAGAFSFEDTLRLVRRRGQLMQQAASLYPGGMVAVMGLDITRCQELCEQACAVGSVEVANHNSPRQVILSGEKEALRVVSDYAKKAGAKLVVPLKVSGPWHSRFMQHAGEEMKDALTACPPKTPRIPVVSNVTGTFYETADQILTCLVRQMTVPVQWVVSIERLIQEGHRMFVEVGPGRVLSGLIRDISKDATVMNVEKLDDLRKIKAVAG, from the coding sequence ATGAATGCAGTGTGTGTGTTCCCAGGGCAGGGATCCCAATATGTGGGGATGGGACACGAATTCTATCACCATGCCTCCGGCGTGCGGCAACTGTTCGAGGAAGCCTCCTCCATTCTTGACATGGACCTGTGCCGGCTCTGCTTCGAGGATCCTGATCGGATTCTTGGACAGACTGAATTCGTCCAACCGGCGATTACAGTCGTCAATCTTGCCTGTCTTCTGGCGGCCGGAGAATCGGGACTAGTGCCGGTCGCCGTCGCAGGGCATAGTTTGGGAGAGTATGCGGCTCTGTTCTGTGCCGGGGCCTTTTCCTTCGAGGATACGCTGCGTCTCGTGCGCCGCAGAGGCCAATTGATGCAGCAGGCTGCGAGTTTGTATCCGGGAGGGATGGTCGCGGTCATGGGACTCGATATCACCCGGTGCCAAGAGTTGTGCGAGCAGGCATGCGCGGTGGGTTCAGTCGAAGTGGCGAATCATAACTCTCCACGGCAGGTGATTCTGTCAGGCGAGAAGGAAGCGCTGAGGGTGGTGTCGGACTATGCCAAAAAAGCGGGGGCAAAACTGGTCGTTCCGCTTAAAGTGAGCGGCCCGTGGCATAGTCGTTTTATGCAGCATGCCGGTGAGGAAATGAAAGACGCGTTGACGGCGTGTCCTCCAAAAACTCCGCGGATTCCTGTCGTGTCGAATGTCACGGGGACTTTCTACGAAACTGCTGATCAGATCCTGACCTGTTTAGTCCGACAGATGACCGTTCCGGTGCAATGGGTCGTATCAATCGAGCGGCTCATTCAAGAAGGGCATAGAATGTTTGTCGAAGTGGGGCCCGGACGGGTATTGAGCGGCCTCATCCGGGATATCAGCAAGGATGCCACGGTCATGAACGTCGAGAAGCTCGATGATCTGCGGAAAATAAAGGCGGTCGCAGGGTAG
- a CDS encoding ketoacyl-ACP synthase III, with translation MARSVFRGVQIRGIAGAVPRASVNNLTDHVFCSEADRKKIVDLTGVLGYRKAPAHLCSSDLCVTAAQRLLFGLQVDPKSIDGIIFSTMTPDYRVPSTACVLQERLKCSTEVAAYDINMGCSGYVVGLYNACAVIQGGGLKRVLLLAGDTQTKLCHTGDKNVVFILGDGGTATLLEANANAEPITIELKTDGGRFQNLYVPSGGFRNPSDENSRQVRERPDGGVRSDDHLYMNGMEIFKFSSTDVVKSLASFMEAGGLSPDHISYLFLHQANKFMNDKIAGKLKFAKEKVPYSIGTYGNTGSASIPLTMAHYFSGWKMSRRHRALLCGFGVGLSWGVVDVVLEDIFTPAIVECA, from the coding sequence ATGGCGCGATCTGTGTTTAGAGGGGTGCAAATCAGGGGGATCGCCGGCGCGGTGCCTCGAGCGAGCGTGAATAATTTGACCGACCATGTGTTTTGTTCCGAAGCGGATCGTAAAAAGATCGTCGATCTCACCGGAGTATTGGGATATCGGAAGGCTCCGGCCCACCTGTGTTCGTCGGATCTGTGCGTGACGGCTGCGCAACGTCTTCTGTTCGGATTGCAGGTCGATCCCAAGTCGATTGACGGCATCATCTTCAGCACCATGACGCCTGACTATCGGGTGCCTTCCACAGCCTGCGTGCTTCAAGAGCGGCTGAAGTGTTCGACCGAGGTCGCGGCGTACGATATCAATATGGGGTGTTCGGGTTATGTCGTCGGGCTGTATAACGCCTGCGCCGTGATACAAGGCGGCGGATTGAAGCGCGTGCTTCTTCTCGCCGGGGACACCCAAACGAAACTGTGTCATACGGGGGACAAAAATGTCGTCTTTATTTTAGGGGACGGGGGCACGGCGACTCTTCTCGAGGCAAATGCCAACGCCGAGCCGATTACAATTGAACTCAAGACGGATGGCGGCCGGTTTCAGAATCTGTATGTTCCGTCCGGCGGCTTTCGGAATCCATCGGATGAAAACAGCCGCCAGGTGCGCGAGCGCCCGGATGGCGGTGTTCGTTCGGATGACCATCTTTATATGAATGGAATGGAGATCTTTAAATTTTCATCGACGGATGTCGTCAAGAGCCTTGCCTCCTTCATGGAAGCGGGAGGCCTTTCGCCCGATCACATCAGCTATTTGTTCCTTCATCAAGCGAATAAATTCATGAACGACAAGATTGCCGGTAAACTGAAATTCGCCAAGGAAAAGGTTCCGTACAGCATCGGAACATATGGAAATACCGGATCAGCCTCCATCCCGTTGACGATGGCGCATTATTTCTCCGGATGGAAAATGTCGAGGCGTCACCGGGCTTTGTTGTGCGGGTTTGGAGTGGGATTGTCATGGGGCGTGGTCGATGTTGTATTGGAAGATATTTTCACTCCGGCTATTGTCGAATGTGCCTGA
- a CDS encoding acyl carrier protein: MEDKIRELFGVVLKVPAHEITDEARPTDLKRWDSLQHLILVSSFEEEFNLDIDPDQAVEMYKDFGTFKRLILSKIKETNGVE; the protein is encoded by the coding sequence TTGGAAGACAAGATCAGAGAACTGTTCGGAGTGGTGCTCAAGGTGCCGGCCCATGAGATTACTGATGAGGCAAGGCCGACTGATCTCAAACGGTGGGATTCGTTGCAGCACCTCATACTCGTGTCGAGCTTCGAGGAAGAATTCAATTTGGACATTGACCCCGATCAGGCGGTGGAGATGTACAAAGATTTTGGAACGTTTAAACGCCTCATCCTGAGCAAAATCAAAGAGACGAACGGAGTCGAGTGA
- a CDS encoding phosphopantetheine-binding protein has protein sequence MRDVGAEIKRFILTEVAAELNLERLEDNEPLIESGIVNSLGILKIMGFLDESFGIDLSSDQVKLENFKDVDTIRNLVECQNEKGN, from the coding sequence ATGCGCGATGTAGGGGCGGAAATAAAGCGGTTTATTCTCACAGAGGTTGCGGCTGAGCTAAATCTTGAGCGCCTAGAAGACAACGAGCCGTTGATAGAGTCCGGTATTGTTAATTCCTTGGGGATTCTGAAGATTATGGGATTCTTGGACGAATCCTTCGGGATAGACTTGTCGTCCGATCAGGTAAAGCTTGAAAACTTCAAGGATGTCGACACCATTCGCAACCTGGTAGAGTGCCAGAATGAAAAGGGGAATTAA
- a CDS encoding AAC(3) family N-acetyltransferase — translation MLRSAIESLVGQRGKRALQAAINGWRTRFFNILFRYDAEQLRLVLRQMGIVETDTVLVHANFECDSGFQGTPSDLVEVFVGLLGEKGNVMMVTIPFRGSAYDYLAQGKTFHVKKTMSMMGLVTEIFRRRNGTVRSLHPTHPVAAFGKDSAWITVGHDSCAFPCGPGTPFEKLRKLKGRILFFDVGFGAITFFHYVEDLLKDKLALPVYEDRIFSAGVVGTDDVRHEMQTYAFTKGVVRDTVTLERELIRQGKLIVGRVGHSRLLLVTVEDVVSIMADMVGKGWVPYRRVEPHGTCK, via the coding sequence ATGCTGCGAAGTGCCATCGAATCACTCGTTGGGCAACGAGGAAAGCGCGCCCTTCAAGCCGCAATCAATGGTTGGAGGACCCGCTTTTTCAATATATTGTTTCGATATGATGCAGAACAGTTACGGCTCGTCTTACGACAAATGGGGATTGTGGAGACAGATACGGTATTGGTGCATGCCAATTTTGAGTGCGATAGTGGATTTCAGGGGACGCCGTCGGATCTTGTTGAAGTGTTTGTTGGCCTCCTTGGTGAGAAGGGCAATGTGATGATGGTGACGATCCCTTTCCGAGGCTCCGCCTATGATTATCTGGCACAGGGTAAAACGTTTCATGTGAAGAAGACGATGAGCATGATGGGTCTGGTGACCGAGATATTCAGGCGCCGAAACGGGACAGTGAGGAGTCTTCATCCTACGCATCCTGTTGCCGCATTTGGGAAAGACAGTGCTTGGATCACAGTCGGTCATGATTCCTGCGCATTTCCCTGTGGGCCAGGTACACCGTTTGAGAAGCTTCGGAAGCTGAAAGGAAGAATCCTTTTTTTTGATGTGGGATTCGGGGCGATTACATTTTTCCACTATGTTGAAGATCTTTTGAAGGACAAGCTTGCGCTACCTGTGTACGAAGATCGGATCTTTTCGGCCGGTGTGGTTGGTACCGATGATGTTCGGCATGAGATGCAAACCTATGCCTTTACAAAGGGAGTTGTCAGGGACACCGTCACGCTTGAGCGGGAATTGATACGGCAAGGCAAGTTAATTGTCGGGAGGGTGGGACATTCTCGGTTACTGCTGGTGACAGTTGAGGATGTCGTTTCAATTATGGCTGATATGGTTGGGAAGGGATGGGTGCCATATCGGCGGGTAGAGCCACATGGCACATGTAAGTGA
- a CDS encoding SDR family oxidoreductase: MSKLSALSFFISQDMVQAFSALTGDQSALHVSEEFARRTAYRSPVVHGMLPAAFLALVEELDIVGKPCRLTRIEMQFATPVYFDDRLELSVEPASTHEAETESAFEFRIQKTGAEPIVTSGSFRVSYEQEPDEAQVSAASAREVPCALVAPCLANNWQLEDLSVGVCDGMDFVIQSEALHAFLGILAKGLCHRDAWPSSSFIRSFAPNLLATLLSSTFVGMRVPGKSATFLSLSAQWTQQIQCGHRYRLEGKVTHVSRATRIVKTALSITGKGEDRAAMLGRASALVNKPSRSMPTAAEMNRSSVDWGLTDKVVLVTGASRGIGETVVKLFALLGSKVIVNFYRGKDDAERVVREIVREGGNAIAIGADVTVPEEVERMVSEARAQYGTIHILVNNAVRDFRPASFTDLTWEDIQRDLDIIVKGAFHCCKAVIPGMLAQGGGKIINISTVAVDDPPPNQLKYVVAKSALQGFTRSLAIELASKNIQVNTVAPSFVETDLVAHIQDGFRKKIAQETPMQRHASPVEVAQAVLFLASKFASYTTGQKIMLTGGRPPFL, from the coding sequence GTGAGTAAGCTGTCCGCGCTCAGCTTTTTCATTTCTCAAGACATGGTGCAGGCGTTTTCGGCACTGACTGGTGACCAAAGCGCTCTTCATGTCAGCGAAGAGTTTGCGCGGAGGACCGCCTACAGAAGTCCTGTTGTGCATGGGATGTTACCTGCTGCCTTTCTTGCGCTGGTAGAAGAATTAGATATTGTCGGCAAGCCCTGTAGACTGACCAGGATAGAGATGCAGTTCGCCACTCCGGTTTATTTTGATGACAGGCTGGAGTTGTCGGTCGAACCTGCTTCGACTCACGAAGCGGAAACCGAATCCGCGTTTGAGTTTCGTATCCAGAAGACGGGTGCAGAGCCAATTGTGACGTCTGGTTCGTTTAGGGTGTCTTACGAGCAGGAGCCTGACGAGGCTCAGGTGAGCGCCGCGTCCGCTAGGGAAGTCCCGTGCGCGCTGGTCGCTCCTTGTTTGGCCAATAACTGGCAGTTGGAGGATTTGTCGGTCGGTGTATGTGATGGGATGGACTTTGTCATTCAAAGCGAGGCGCTGCATGCGTTTCTCGGGATTCTGGCCAAGGGGCTGTGCCATCGGGATGCCTGGCCATCCTCCAGCTTTATCAGGTCATTTGCCCCCAATCTCTTGGCAACATTGTTGTCCTCAACGTTTGTCGGAATGCGAGTTCCGGGAAAGTCAGCCACGTTTCTCAGTCTGTCGGCACAATGGACGCAACAAATCCAATGCGGACACCGGTATCGATTAGAAGGGAAGGTGACGCATGTCTCGAGGGCAACACGTATCGTTAAGACAGCGCTCTCAATTACTGGAAAGGGTGAAGACAGGGCTGCAATGCTCGGCCGTGCCAGCGCCCTGGTGAACAAGCCTTCCCGGAGCATGCCGACGGCTGCGGAGATGAACAGGTCCTCGGTGGATTGGGGGTTGACGGATAAGGTCGTCCTCGTCACCGGCGCTAGTAGAGGCATTGGTGAGACAGTGGTCAAGCTTTTCGCCCTCTTGGGTTCAAAGGTTATCGTGAATTTCTATCGAGGGAAGGACGACGCTGAACGAGTGGTGCGGGAAATTGTTCGAGAGGGAGGGAATGCCATTGCCATTGGGGCCGATGTGACCGTGCCCGAGGAGGTTGAGCGCATGGTCAGTGAGGCCAGAGCACAGTATGGCACAATTCACATCCTGGTAAACAATGCTGTCCGTGACTTTAGACCCGCCTCCTTCACCGATTTGACATGGGAAGATATTCAAAGAGACTTGGACATTATCGTCAAAGGCGCGTTTCATTGCTGCAAGGCGGTCATTCCCGGCATGTTGGCTCAAGGCGGTGGAAAAATTATTAATATCTCGACGGTGGCCGTGGATGATCCTCCCCCCAATCAGTTGAAGTATGTGGTAGCGAAGTCGGCTCTACAGGGGTTCACGCGCAGCCTCGCTATCGAGTTGGCATCCAAGAATATCCAAGTCAACACCGTGGCGCCAAGCTTTGTAGAAACTGATCTAGTGGCACACATTCAGGATGGCTTTCGAAAGAAAATCGCACAAGAAACGCCGATGCAGAGGCATGCCTCTCCGGTTGAAGTGGCACAGGCCGTGCTGTTCCTAGCATCGAAGTTCGCATCCTATACGACCGGACAGAAAATTATGTTAACGGGGGGACGGCCGCCGTTCCTCTGA
- a CDS encoding methyltransferase domain-containing protein, whose amino-acid sequence MRYEETHWSREGDEEKALNQYLHLASLPFNRVKARLMDRLLGTVAGRTILDYGGGAGIMSIPLAKNGAMVSLVDAEENALRTAKLYAAKEGIRDNLLMICSEGMPQELLTKEFDIIVAKDVIEHIEDDVAFLKSLSQAQKPGGALLVSTQNSFSINYLVEGLYERVWRSNSCWCGWDQTHLRFYTPRSLRNKLLVAGYQPEAWASVFIVPYNILSWCVLLKRQIELPQLQYVDLVLGRLFPFNRIGWNIIVKARKAH is encoded by the coding sequence TTGAGGTACGAAGAAACTCATTGGTCCCGAGAAGGAGATGAAGAAAAGGCTCTCAATCAATATCTTCATCTTGCCAGCTTGCCTTTTAATCGTGTGAAAGCACGGCTGATGGATAGGTTATTGGGAACGGTAGCTGGTAGAACCATTTTGGATTATGGCGGAGGGGCAGGGATCATGAGCATCCCGCTCGCCAAGAATGGAGCCATGGTTAGTCTCGTCGATGCAGAGGAAAATGCATTGCGAACCGCGAAACTCTATGCGGCGAAGGAAGGCATCAGGGACAATCTGTTGATGATTTGTTCTGAGGGCATGCCTCAAGAGTTGCTCACTAAGGAATTCGATATTATTGTTGCCAAGGATGTCATTGAGCATATTGAGGATGACGTAGCGTTTCTCAAAAGCTTGTCTCAAGCGCAGAAACCGGGGGGCGCCTTACTGGTAAGCACGCAAAATAGCTTCTCGATCAATTACCTGGTGGAGGGTTTGTACGAGAGAGTATGGCGCAGCAATTCATGTTGGTGCGGATGGGACCAAACGCATTTGAGGTTTTATACGCCCCGATCATTGAGGAACAAGCTTCTTGTTGCGGGCTATCAGCCTGAAGCATGGGCCAGTGTTTTTATTGTTCCCTACAACATCCTGTCTTGGTGTGTCCTGTTGAAGAGACAAATCGAGTTGCCACAGTTGCAGTATGTCGACTTGGTGTTAGGACGCCTGTTTCCATTCAACCGGATAGGTTGGAACATCATTGTAAAAGCCCGGAAGGCACATTAG
- a CDS encoding class I SAM-dependent methyltransferase, translating to MKAIAKRVIRALLPLEIRKSLALWIDRQQWISPARRAWLSVELIQDYGDKDINAYHKFLWRHHLSYAAPYEVETRFGVDNVRPSRKLFFTHLMEQLAHDGVGPEQVRSVYEVGCSLGYQLRYMETELFPCLSHLHGIDIDKHAICSGQEYLQSVGSKVELAHGDMQHLEASLGDKAYDIILCCGVLMYLKESDAALIVRSMLVHSRWLVGIAGLAHPSMDNRFMKGSAVRSRDRTFIHNIDHMIEESGGVILSRRWDGDRLVDGQSIYFLFAAKR from the coding sequence ATGAAAGCCATTGCAAAGCGCGTGATCCGAGCGTTGCTCCCGCTTGAAATCAGAAAATCCTTGGCGTTGTGGATTGATCGACAACAATGGATCAGTCCTGCGCGTCGAGCCTGGTTATCCGTGGAACTCATACAGGATTATGGCGACAAGGACATTAATGCGTATCATAAGTTCTTATGGAGACACCACCTCTCGTATGCAGCGCCCTATGAAGTGGAAACTCGGTTTGGGGTCGATAACGTCAGGCCTTCCCGCAAGCTGTTCTTTACGCATTTGATGGAACAGTTGGCGCATGATGGGGTTGGCCCCGAACAAGTGCGTTCCGTGTATGAAGTCGGATGTTCTCTGGGATATCAGCTTCGGTATATGGAAACGGAATTGTTCCCGTGTCTTTCACACTTACATGGAATAGATATTGATAAACATGCGATCTGCTCGGGCCAGGAATATCTGCAGTCTGTGGGATCCAAGGTAGAGCTGGCACACGGAGACATGCAGCACTTAGAGGCGAGCCTTGGCGACAAAGCCTATGACATCATTCTCTGTTGTGGCGTGCTGATGTACCTCAAAGAATCTGATGCGGCCTTGATAGTTCGGTCGATGCTGGTACACAGCCGCTGGTTGGTGGGAATTGCCGGTCTGGCTCATCCGTCCATGGACAACCGCTTCATGAAGGGTTCGGCCGTACGAAGTAGGGACCGGACGTTTATTCATAATATTGATCATATGATCGAGGAGTCAGGGGGTGTGATCTTGAGCCGGCGGTGGGATGGCGACCGACTTGTGGATGGACAATCGATCTATTTCTTGTTCGCCGCGAAACGATGA
- a CDS encoding glycosyltransferase has product MKKILLIAYHFPPSTEVGGVRLANFAAQLPRLGWSVRVLTVKDRYVAQIDHERLKHLGEIEIDKVGRLPTLSDGYLWLKRVVRPALGRSAIQGWAPSARANQKESFGESMGARLRRYALSFLSLPDSQRSWVWPAVLRAVSIIKRNRIDVILTSCPPYSAHLVGLVVKWLTNVQWVADFRDPWMATPAKSLYHTCAASVAIERWLERKVFQSADLVVSSTGKLTSYFMATYGEAGLSKAVTITNGYDGEVAACFKDHVKASFFTMTYAGSLYFGRTPEPIFQAVQDLVSGGSIPRHSIRIKLVGHCGIIDGVPTEKVADRYGLREILEVRGPVSQLDALRLIKQSHIALLLAPNQPFQIPAKLYEYMGMQTVVLAIAEAGATQDLMERTRVGWVFRPSDVAGVRDFIMKSYGAFVGQGDVPFAGEVESFESNRITRALAEHLDRICATSSCNHLVVGDHTGGAAS; this is encoded by the coding sequence ATGAAGAAGATACTCTTGATCGCCTATCATTTCCCTCCGAGCACAGAGGTCGGAGGGGTGCGCCTTGCAAATTTTGCCGCCCAGCTCCCGCGGTTGGGATGGAGTGTGCGGGTGCTTACGGTCAAGGATAGGTATGTGGCTCAGATCGATCACGAGCGACTGAAGCATTTGGGAGAGATCGAAATCGACAAGGTCGGCCGTCTTCCAACTTTGTCTGACGGATATTTGTGGCTCAAGAGGGTTGTCCGTCCCGCATTGGGCAGGTCGGCTATCCAGGGATGGGCACCGTCGGCACGTGCCAATCAGAAGGAGAGTTTCGGCGAGAGCATGGGGGCAAGGCTACGCCGTTACGCATTGTCGTTCTTGAGCCTTCCCGACTCACAGCGGAGCTGGGTGTGGCCGGCAGTTTTGAGGGCGGTCTCAATCATCAAAAGAAACCGCATTGACGTCATTCTGACCTCCTGCCCGCCCTATTCAGCGCACCTTGTCGGCTTAGTTGTGAAATGGCTCACAAATGTTCAGTGGGTAGCTGACTTTCGAGATCCATGGATGGCCACTCCTGCAAAATCTTTATATCACACTTGTGCAGCCTCAGTGGCCATCGAGAGGTGGTTGGAGAGGAAGGTTTTTCAGAGCGCGGACCTTGTGGTGTCGAGCACCGGCAAGCTCACGAGTTATTTCATGGCAACCTACGGAGAGGCAGGGCTGAGCAAAGCAGTGACCATTACCAATGGATACGATGGAGAGGTTGCCGCTTGTTTCAAGGATCATGTGAAAGCATCGTTCTTTACGATGACGTATGCGGGCAGTCTATATTTTGGGCGGACGCCCGAACCCATATTCCAGGCCGTGCAAGACCTCGTCAGTGGTGGCTCTATACCGCGCCACTCTATTCGGATCAAGCTGGTCGGGCACTGCGGAATAATCGATGGGGTGCCGACGGAAAAGGTGGCAGATCGGTATGGGTTACGGGAGATTCTCGAAGTACGTGGCCCTGTTTCCCAGCTCGATGCGCTGAGATTGATTAAGCAAAGCCATATAGCTCTGCTATTGGCACCGAATCAACCCTTTCAGATCCCGGCGAAATTATATGAGTATATGGGAATGCAAACGGTGGTCTTGGCGATCGCCGAGGCCGGCGCGACACAGGATCTGATGGAACGTACCCGAGTAGGATGGGTCTTTCGTCCTTCGGATGTTGCAGGGGTGAGGGATTTCATCATGAAATCGTATGGCGCCTTTGTCGGGCAAGGTGATGTTCCCTTTGCCGGAGAAGTAGAATCGTTCGAGTCGAATCGGATTACGCGGGCGTTGGCGGAACATCTCGATCGAATCTGCGCCACTTCTTCCTGTAACCATTTGGTTGTAGGCGATCATACAGGCGGAGCCGCTAGCTAA
- a CDS encoding 2-phosphosulfolactate phosphatase, whose protein sequence is MKGTVTIDSFPESAEWYRDQYAIVVIDVIRATTTATTAISLGRRVFPARTTDEAFRIASTLNAPLMVGELGGNMPYGFDLTNSPAHIIGRNDLHRPMVLVSSSGTQLLMNAVGAEAIYIACFRNFSAVARYLDGRHPRIAVLGAGTRNEFRREDQMGCAWVAEKLIACGYFPETEKTSRYISRWSGKSPEEVRAGRSATYLRRSGQKEDLEFVLSHIDDVEVVPSLVNGELIHISGRKETMYQSV, encoded by the coding sequence ATGAAAGGAACGGTGACCATTGATTCGTTTCCTGAAAGTGCAGAATGGTATCGTGATCAATATGCCATCGTTGTAATTGATGTGATACGAGCGACCACGACTGCTACTACGGCGATTAGTCTGGGGCGGCGAGTCTTTCCCGCACGGACGACTGATGAAGCGTTCCGTATTGCCTCAACACTGAATGCCCCGCTCATGGTTGGGGAGCTTGGTGGCAACATGCCCTACGGGTTTGATCTGACGAACAGCCCGGCTCATATCATTGGGCGGAATGATCTCCATCGTCCGATGGTGTTGGTTTCATCCTCCGGCACGCAGCTGCTAATGAATGCGGTAGGGGCTGAAGCTATCTATATCGCGTGCTTTAGGAATTTCTCAGCGGTTGCTCGTTATTTGGATGGTCGACATCCGCGGATCGCAGTGTTGGGGGCAGGGACGAGGAACGAATTCCGCAGAGAGGATCAGATGGGTTGTGCATGGGTCGCTGAAAAGTTGATCGCATGCGGCTATTTCCCCGAGACAGAGAAAACCAGTCGGTATATTTCTCGATGGAGTGGAAAGAGTCCTGAAGAGGTCCGAGCAGGTAGGAGCGCGACGTATCTGAGGAGGTCTGGTCAGAAAGAGGATTTAGAGTTTGTCCTTAGCCATATCGACGATGTTGAGGTCGTTCCGTCTCTAGTCAACGGCGAATTAATTCATATATCGGGGCGCAAGGAAACGATGTATCAGTCGGTTTGA
- a CDS encoding IS5 family transposase (programmed frameshift), giving the protein MQQATFVEVTFEQYPKSTRRERFLDEMNRVVPWAEFVAVIEPVSPKADGPGRPPVGIDRMLRLHCLQQWFNLSDPAVEEALYDSRAMRQFVGIDLGREPVPDETTICKVRHRLEAHELGKQLFVRIGEYLATHGLQVNRGTIVDATIISAPSSTKNRTKARDLEMHQTKKGNQWYFGMKAHIGVDSQTKLIHSVTATAANVHDRQVLPELRHGQEMRVWGDSAHSGQRDVIRHHAPRAQSFIQAKAHRHRPLSEAEWARNRTKSKVRAKIEHAFLAIKRMFEWAKVRYRGLVKNTHWLQISCGLANLYVARRLLAGVERTCA; this is encoded by the exons ATGCAGCAAGCGACGTTTGTAGAGGTCACGTTTGAGCAATATCCCAAATCCACCCGTCGCGAGCGGTTCCTCGATGAGATGAATCGCGTGGTGCCGTGGGCGGAATTCGTGGCGGTGATCGAGCCGGTCTCCCCCAAGGCCGACGGTCCGGGGCGTCCACCGGTCGGAATTGACCGCATGCTGCGGCTGCATTGTCTCCAACAGTGGTTCAACCTGTCGGATCCGGCGGTCGAGGAAGCGCTGTATGACTCCCGCGCCATGCGACAATTTGTGGGGATTGATTTGGGCCGCGAACCCGTGCCCGATGAGACGACGATCTGCAAGGTTCGGCATCGGCTGGAGGCTCACGAGTTGGGGAAACAGCTCTTTGTCCGGATTGGGGAGTATCTGGCCACGCACGGTCTGCAGGTGAACCGGGGGACGATCGTGGATGCCACCATCATCAGTGCCCCCAGTTCGACGAAGAATCGCACGAAGGCGCGGGATCTGGAGATGCATCAGACCAAGAAGGGTAACCAGTGGTATTTCGGCATGAAGGCGCATATCGGCGTGGACAGCCAGACGAAACTGATTCATTCGGTGACGGCCACGGCGGCGAATGTGCATGACCGCCAGGTATTACCGGAGTTGCGGCATGGCCAGGAGATGCGGGTATGG GGCGACTCGGCGCACAGTGGACAGCGAGACGTCATCCGGCACCATGCGCCACGGGCCCAGAGCTTCATCCAGGCGAAAGCCCATCGCCATCGGCCACTGAGTGAGGCGGAGTGGGCCAGGAACCGCACGAAATCGAAAGTCCGAGCAAAGATCGAACATGCGTTCTTGGCGATCAAACGGATGTTCGAGTGGGCCAAAGTCCGGTACCGAGGGCTGGTGAAGAACACCCATTGGCTCCAGATCAGTTGTGGCTTGGCGAATCTGTACGTGGCACGGCGGCTGTTGGCGGGGGTGGAGAGAACGTGTGCCTGA
- a CDS encoding phosphosulfolactate synthase, with the protein MNAVNQNKATIRHTQDYMREIGVTQLPPLTSPFDPGYDPVTLESHLEQSWHLISSLKISMACWQVANEIATRKKVDAARRLNVPVCTGGGPFEIAVYFKKLPEYLDLCAEIGVSGIEAGMGFIDNALNQKEIVKMATDRGLTVQFEIGEKHGGSFTEDIVKELIDQGMRWLDAGAEKIVVEGRESAQNVGLFDGKGKLNAGFAERFVQAYGIERTIFEAPNKPSQFALLNHFGPRVQLSNVRLEELLRVEIYRRGLHSDAFQQAILRPKGPSNGDVD; encoded by the coding sequence ATGAATGCGGTCAATCAGAATAAAGCAACGATTCGACATACCCAAGACTATATGCGCGAGATCGGTGTCACTCAGCTTCCTCCGCTAACAAGTCCGTTCGACCCGGGCTATGATCCAGTGACGCTCGAAAGTCATCTGGAGCAGAGCTGGCATCTAATTTCATCATTGAAGATCTCAATGGCTTGTTGGCAGGTTGCTAATGAAATTGCGACACGAAAAAAGGTTGATGCGGCGAGGAGATTGAATGTGCCGGTCTGTACGGGTGGAGGGCCATTTGAAATCGCCGTGTATTTCAAGAAGCTCCCTGAGTATCTTGATTTGTGCGCCGAAATTGGTGTTTCCGGGATCGAAGCCGGGATGGGATTCATCGACAATGCATTGAACCAAAAGGAGATAGTGAAAATGGCCACCGATCGAGGACTCACTGTCCAGTTTGAGATCGGGGAGAAGCATGGTGGAAGCTTTACTGAAGACATCGTGAAAGAGTTGATCGATCAAGGCATGAGATGGTTGGATGCTGGAGCTGAAAAGATTGTTGTTGAGGGAAGAGAAAGCGCACAAAACGTCGGTTTGTTTGATGGAAAAGGAAAGCTTAACGCTGGATTTGCGGAACGGTTCGTTCAAGCCTACGGCATAGAAAGGACGATTTTCGAGGCGCCAAACAAGCCCAGTCAGTTCGCCTTGCTGAACCATTTCGGGCCAAGGGTACAGCTGAGCAACGTTCGTTTAGAGGAGTTGCTTCGGGTGGAGATTTATCGAAGAGGATTGCACTCGGACGCATTTCAGCAGGCAATTCTGAGACCAAAGGGGCCTTCAAACGGCGATGTCGATTAG